A window of Myxococcales bacterium genomic DNA:
GCGCCGGCGGGCGCGCTCGCGCCGGCGAGGCGGGTGATGACGCCGTACAGGCCGTCGACGCCGCCCGCTCGAAGTCCCGTAAGTCGCTGCCACGAAAGGAGAAATCGCATGAGGTCTTGCGCGTGTACGGGCTCGATCTGGGCCCGCAGCCGGTCGAGCATGCGGCGGCGCACACGGGTGACGAGGCGCTTCGACCAGACGACCTCGGCGGACACCCGAGGATCCAAGCGGCCCCGCAGCACCTCACCCGTGCGCTCGAGCTCGCCGAGGGTCTCGCGGAGGCGCTCGGACGAGACACCGAGCTCGCAGAGCAGATCGGCCTCGGGGCGTGGGCCGCGCACCTCGAGCCGCCCGAGCAGCACGGGGGCGAGCGATCCGTGGTCGGCGCCTAGGGTCGCCACGCGCGCGAGGCGCTCGATCGCCACGTGGGCCCCGCGGCGGAGCCCCGCCCCGATGGGCACGCGACGCACACGCCCCGCGAGGGCGAGCTCGCCGAGCAGCGCGGCCATGCACGCGCCACCCACGGCGACGAGCTCGTCGTCGAACAGGAACCCGGTCTGGAGGAGCAGGTCGTGAGCCTCGTCGCGATCGGCGAGCGGCGTGTGCAGCTCGGCGAGCACCTCGGCGACGATCGCCGGATCGAGCGGCGCGCCCTGGCCGTCGAGGCCGCGGGGGACGAACACCGCCTGCACGCGGCGCTCTTCCAAGGGCACGTCGTCGAGGAACGCGTAGGGCTTGGCGGCGAGGATCTCGTGGGCGAGCGGCGACGGCATGACCGTCTCGACGCAGCGGATCGTGATCTCGCCCGCCTCCACACGCCGCAACACGTCCTCGAGGCCGTCGATATCCATCGCCTCGTGCAGGCAGTCGTGGACGGTCTGGCGAACGAGCACGGCGTCGGGGATCTCGCGATCGCCGACGATGTTCTCGAGGCACGCGACCTGCTCGGGGAAGAGGCTCACGAGGAGGTCCTCCGCCTCGAGGCGCTGGAGACCCGGCGGCACCCGTTTGCCACCTCGCATGCGCAGGAGCGTGAGCGCGCGCGTGGCGTTCCACCGGAAGCGCGTGCCGAACATCGGCGCGTCGAGGAGCGCCTGCACGAGCACCGCGCGAACCGTCTTCGAGCTCAGGAAGTTGGGCAGCGCGGTGAGATCGACCCCCTCGACGGCGCCGACCGAGAGGAGCACGGCGTCCTCGGTGGCGGCGGCCTGGAGCTCGAAATCGAACGAGCGGCAGAATCGCTTGCGCAGCGCGAGCCCCCACGCGCGGGTGACGCGGCCGCCGAGCGGGGCGTGGATGACGATCTGCGAGCCCCCGAGATCGTCATGAAAACGCTCGAAAACAATGTTCTTTTCGGTAGGCAGGCCGCCGAGCGCCGCGTGCGTGGCGGCGAGGTAGGCGGCGAGCTGGCGCGCGGCCGCCGGGGGCAGGCCCCGGGCCTCGACGAGCCACCGCTCGAGCCAGTCCGCGTCGCGGCCGGCCTCGAGCTGCGCCGACACGGCGTCACGGAGGCCGTCGATGCGCGCCGACAGCTCCCGGGTGCGCGCGGGCGCCTCGCCAAGCCAGAAGGGGATCGACGGCGGCTGCCCCTTCGCGTCCTCGACGCGCACCGTGCCTCGGTCGACCCGGAGGATGCGCCAGGAGGTCGTGCCGAGCTGGAAGATGTCGCCGGCCATGCTCTCGATCGCGAAGTCCTCGTTGATGGTGCCGACCACGAGCCCCTGGGGCTCCTCCACCACGGTGTAGTCGCCTTGATCGGGGATCGCGCCGCCCGACGTGAGCGCGGCGAGGCGAGCACCACGGCGCCCCTTCACGACGCCGGTCGTGCCGTCGACGAACACGTGCGCGCCGCGGCGGCCGCGGTGCGTGCGGACCCCCTCGTGGAGCAGCTCAATCACGTCGTCGAAGTCCTCGCGGGACAGATCGCGGTACGGCCACGCGCCGCGCGCGAGGGCGTAGAGCTCGTCGCGCGGCGCCTCGGCGTCGCCCACGGCCGCCACGATGTGCTGCGCGAGGATGTCGAGGCCACCGCTCGGCACGGCGAGCGCGTCGAGGTCGCGGTGGGCGATGGCGTCGACGAGCGCCGCGGCCTCCATGAGCTCGTCGCGCGAGAGGGGGAAGAGCTTGCCGCGGGGCGTGCCCGTGGTCGTGTGGTTCGCGCGACCGACGCGCTGGAGCAGCGCCGCGATGCTCTTCGTGACCCCCACCTGGCACACGAGCTCGACGGCGCCCACGTCGATGCCTAGCTCGAGCGACGACGTGGCCACGAGCACGCGCAGATCGCCCGCCTTGAGGCGCTGCTCGGCGTGGAGCCGCTTGTCGCGCGACATGGAGCCGTGGTGTGCGCACACGAGGCCTGGGCCGATGGTCTCGGCGAGGCGCGCCTCGAGCTGAGCGGCCACGCGCTCCGCGAGGCGACGCGTGTTGACGAAGACGAGGGTCGTGCGGTGGCTCAGCGCGAGCTCCGCCATCCGGGCGACGACCTCGGTCCAGACCTCGGCGCTCATCACGGCCTCGAGCGGCGACCGCGGCACCTCGATCTCCACCTCGACCGCGCGCAGGTGTCCGCAGTCGACGATGGCGCAGCTCGGCGCTCCTCCGCCGTCGCGTGCCACGCGGCGGGTGCCCACGAGGAAGCGCGCCACCTCCTCGACGGGCCGCTGTGTGGCCGACAGACCGACCCGCTGGAGCTTGCGACCGGCGACCGCCTCCAAGCGCTCGAGCGAGAGGCACAGGTGGGCGCCGCGGCGCGTGGCGGCCACGGCGTGGATCTCGTCGACGATGACCGAGCGCGCGGTGGAGAGCATTCGCCTCCCCGACTCCGAGCCGAGGAGCACGTACAGCGACTCCGGCGTGGTCACGAGCACGTGCGGCGGCCGCCGCGTGACCTGAGCGCGCTCCTTTTGCGGAGTGTCTCCGGTGCGCACCGCCGCGCGGAGCTCGACGGCGCCCGGCCGGAGGCGCACCCCGATGGCCTCGAGCGGCACCATGAGGTTCTTGTGCACGTCGTTCGAGAGCGCCTTCAGCGGCGAGACGTACACGACGCGGACCTCGTCGGGCAGCGTGCCCGCCTCGGCCTCGCGGGCGAGCTCGTCGAGGGCGGCCAGGAACGCGGCCAGCGTCTTGCCCGAGCCGGTCGGCGCGGCCACGAGCACGTCGCGGCCCGCGCGGATCTCCGGCCACGCGCCGACCTGAGGCGCGGTGGGCTCCCCGAGGACCTCAGCGAACCACGAAGAGACCGCGGAGTGGAGCGGCGAGAGGGCGGCGTGCATGGGCTGCTCAGGCTAGCGCGTGTTGGCGGCGGCGCGAGCCGCACGCCGGGACGCGCGCGCTTACCGGCCGCGGTCGGGGGGCGGACACCGTCCCCCCGTGGGCGCCTCCACGCGAATCGAGCCCGATCGCCACACGAAGGGTGTTCGCCGCCATAGGTCTGACATGAGCGCGCAGTAGTCGACGCCGAGGATCGAGAGGTCGAGGCTACCGCGGTCGCCGAGCTCGGTCTCGGCGTCGACGAGCCCGCCCTTGACCGTGAGGCTCGCGAGGTGGCCGTGGAGGAGGACGCGATCGAGCGCCCGCCCCGTGCCAGGATCCCAGACCCCGAAGGACCCGTCCGCAAAGCCGAGCGCCAGCGTCCCCGAGGGCCCCTCCACGACGTGAGTCACCGCGTGCGGGGGCGTGTCGCGGAGGACGAGCGTCGCGCCCCCTGCCGCGTGGCGCACCTCCACCAGGCCGCTGTCGAAGCCGACAATGTGCCGGTTCGGAAGCTCGAGGCCGGCGGTCGCGCCCGGCTCGCTCGGGACCGGGCCCTTGACGGTGGCGGCTCCCATCGCGATCCAGCGTGGCTTGCCCGTCGTGGCGTCGAAGAGTCGCACGGTGTGGTCGTCGCTCCCGGTCGCGAGGAGCGCTCCGTCGGCGCTGAACACGGCGACGTTCACCTCACCATGAGCCCCGGTCACGACGCGCGGCGGCCCCTTCGCGGCGACGTCGACGAGGTACACCTTGCCGTCCGAGCAAGGGAGCGCGACCGTGCCCCCGTCCGGGGAGAACGCGGGGCGGTACAGCCGCCCCGCGAAGTGTCCGAGCGGCGTCACCGCCGAGGACGCCACGTCGAGCACCAGCGCGGCGCCGTCGGGCGACGTGGCGGCGAGGCGCTGTCCATCCTTCGACAGGGCGAGGCCGTAGTTGCCTGTCGCCACGCGGTGCAGCACCTTGGCCTTCCGCGTGGCCAGGTCCCACGCGCGCAGAGTGCCATCGATCGACGACGAATAGAGCGTCGCGCCGTCGGGCGAGAGGGCGAGCGCTCGCACGGCGCTCCCGGCCGGGTCGACGAGCTCGAAGCGAAGCGCGCGCGCGTCGAGCGCATACACGAGGATCGCGCCCGCGCTCGTGCCGACCGCGGCGAGGTCATATCGTGGGGAGTAGACGAGGCCGAGGGGCACGACCGCCGTTGTCCCGAGGGTGCCGAGCGGGCGACCCGAGGGCAGCTCCCAGAGGGCCAATCCGCCGCGCTCGTCTGCCGCCGCCACGCGGTGATTGGCCGCGTCCAGCGCGACATCCCGGCTGCGGATGCCGTGGCGTTGAATCTCGGTGACCGGGCGTCCCGTGGCGGTGCTCCACACGAGGATCCTCTTGTGAGATGCGCTCACGAGCTCTCGGCCATCTGCTGAAAATGCGATATCGAGGATAGGGTGCGGGTCCGGCGGAATGACGCGCTCGCGCGGCATGGCCGCGAGACTCCAGATCTCGGAGCCCCCGGTGCCCGTCGCGACCAGGGAGGCTTGGTCTTCCGTGATGGACAGGCTCGTCACCTCGTCGAGGTGGGTGGCCACCTCCGCCGAGAGGGCGCCCGTCCCCGGATTCCACGCCACGATGCGGCGGTCCATGCCGTTCATCCACACGCGCCCATCCTTCGAGACCGCGAGCGCGCGGGCCGCACCGCCGCTCGCGCGCACCTCGCTCCGTCGGCGGAGGGTGTGGAGGTCGAGGACCGTGAGGCTCCCGTCGCGCCCGCCCTTGGCGAGGAAGCGGCCGTTCGGGTCGACGGCGAGCCGCGAGATGGGCGCGCCGGCCTCGCTCTCGCGGGCGACCGCGTGGGTCCGGAGATCGACGACCCGCACCTTGCCCTCGGCGCCCCCCACGAAGACCTCCTTGCCGTCCGGGCCGAAGGCGAGCCCGAACGGCTGGGTGACCTCGAGGGGGATCGTGCGCACTTTGTCGCCCGCGTCCACCAGCAGCAACTCCCGATCCCGCGACGCCGCGATCGTCGCCCCAAAGGTCGCGAGCGCGGTGAAGCTTGGCCGCCTCGCCACTTGTGCTCCGCCGCCGGTGCCGACCGTCCAGGCGCGCAGCTCGCCGTTCCAGCTGGCCGAGGCCAGGCGGCCGCCAGGCAGCAGCGCGAGCCCGAGCACCTGATCCGTATGCCCGCGAAGGACGCGCTGCTCGAGCGTGAAGGTGTCGAAGACGCCGATGTTCCCGGAGTGGCTCGCCGCGAAGAACGTGCGCCCGTCCGACAACAAGAGGCCGTCGTAGACCACGGTGTTGTGGCGCAGGTACACCCGGAGCGGCGCGCTCTCCAGCTTTCGCGCGAGGTTCCTCGACGACACGGAGTCGCGCGCCTCCAGCGCGGCGCGGAGCTGCGCGCGCGCGGCGTGGTTGTCGCCATCCGCGAAGCTCGCGAGGGCGCGCTCCTCCAGCAGGAGCGCGCTGGCCTGTTCGGCCCGCCGGGCGGCCCCGAGCGCGTCGTTCTTGCGCTCACGCAGCGCCCACGCGGCCATCGAGGAGGCGAGCACCGCGACGCCCGCGGCGACGAAGAGGGACGCGGCCGCGACGGTCCTCCGGAGGGCCCCGCGGCGCTCCCGCCGCGTCGAGTCCCGCACGAGGGAGAGCGCCACGTCGGGGAGCCGCGTCGAGCCTCGGGCCACCAGCCTCGAGGCGTCGCGGAGTGCGTCGCCCTGCCAGAGCTCGTCGTCCCGTTTGCCGAGCCGCTCCCAGCGCTCGGCCGCCGCCACGAGATCGGCGGCGACGGCGAGGTCCTCGTGGCTCTCCTCGATCCAGCGCTCGAGCCTGCGCCAGACGCGCGTGAGGGACTCGTGCGCGAGCTCGACCCGAGCGTCATCGCCGCGCTGCTGCGCCAGGAGCCGCGCGTCGAGCAGCTTGGCCAGCAGCCCCTCGGCGCCCGCCGAGAGCCCCATGACGAGGGCCGCGCGCCCCATTGCGCGCCGGGTCCCGGAGGCGGTCACGAGGCGAAGGAGGAGCTGACGACAGAGCTCGAGGCTGGCCGGGTCGAGCGCCCCCACCACGTTCTCGGCGTGCGCGGCGAGCGCGCCGCCCACGCCACCGATCTCGTCATAGACGGCGCGGACCAGGCGCTGACGCGTCTCGTCGCGGCGAGCCCAGAGGAGGCTCATCGCGAACTGGAGCAGCGGCAAGCACGCGGCCTCCCCGCGCACCGAGGTCACGATCTCCTCGAGCAGAGCGGGGTCGTCGAAGGCATATCCCGTCTGCATGAGCGGCTGTCGCACGATCTCTCGCAGCGCGTCGGTGTCGGGGGGTGCGAGCAACACGAGCCCGGAGAGCGCCGCGCCGCTGTTCGCGCCCCATGGGAGTCGGCCGAGGAAGTCGTCGCGCACGGTCATCACGACGCGTACGGGCTCGTTCGGATCGCCCGCGGCGCCACACACGGCGGCGAGGAACGCGCGCGCCTCGGCCCGATCGTGGACGACGGTGCAGATCTCCTCGAGCTGGTCGACCACCAAGAGGACCCGCTCGCCCGTCCTCGCGGCGATCTCGGTGAGCACGACCGAGAGCAGCCCGGGCGACTCGAGCAGGCGCGCCTCGAGCTGCCGCGGGTCCGCGAGCGCCTCGGGCTCGCGAGCCCCCGCGAAGCGCGGCGGGTCGACGAGGGTGGAGACACCGGAGCTCGAGGGCGTCTCGCGCACGATGCTCTCCGCGAGGACGGAGAACGGGCGCCCCTGCGGCCGCACCGTGATGACGCGCACGCTGGCCGACTCCTTGATTCGCGGCGCGACGCCCGCGAGCACGAACGAGCTCTTGCCCGCGCCGGAGGAGCCGACGACGACGAGGATCGACTGGGCGCGGAGTCGCTCGACGAACGCGCTCACCTCCCCGTCGCGCCCGAAGAAGAGGTGCGCGTGCCGCTCAGAGAACGGGAGCAGCCCGCGAAAGGGGTTCTCGGTCGGGGTCGGAGCGCGCAGGCGCCCCTCGAGCGCCGCGAGCTGCGTGACGAGCTCGGTCGCCGTAGGCCGCTCGCTCGGGAGCCGGCGCAGACACCGCATCACGATGGGGGCGAGCTCGGGCGACGCCGCGTGGAGCTCGGGAGTCGAGGGCACGGGCTCGGCGAGCTCCGCGCGGAGGGCGATCTGGGCCGCGTCCAGCCCCCGCAGCGGGTGGGCGCGCGAGAGCAGCTGATACAGAATCAGGCCGAGCGCCCACACGTCGGTTTCGGGGCCATCCTCGCCCCGCCATTGCTCGGGCGCCATGTACGAGGGAGTGCCTACCAGCGTGAGGTCGTCGCCCTCGGCGGTGGACGGGGGAGGCTCGGAGTGCCCTCCCACGAAGCGGGCAATTCCGAAGTCGACGACCCGCGGCCGCCCGTCCACGCCGAGGAGCACGTTCGCGGGCTTCAGATCTCGGTGCACGACGCCGGCGCGGTGGGCGGCCTCGATCGCGCGGGCGATCGCGAGCCCGACTCTCAGGGTCTCGGCGGACGTCGGCCAATCTTCGCTCATGCGCTGCGCGAGCGTGCAGCCGTCGATGTACTCGAGCGCTACCCACGGGCGGCCCTCGTGCTCGCCGATGTCGAAGAGGGTCACGATGTTGGGGTGCGAGAGGCTCGCCGTCGTACGGGCCTCGACGTCGAACTGCCTGCGGTCCGTCGCGCTCGACAGCTCGTGCGCTAGGAGCTTGAGCGCGACAGATCGCCCAAGGCGCATGTCGCGGGCGAGGAAGACGCTGCCCATCCCACCACGCCCGAGCAGGCGCACGACGCGGTAGTGCCCTATTTGCGGATAGGGGCTCGTGGTGGTCGACGTGGTCACGGCTCGTCGCGCGAATGTACCACCTCACCGCTGAGCGGAAGCGCCGGCCTCGCGCGCGAGCGACGGCACCCACCAGGCCGCGGGCGCGCTCTGTCCCGCGCCCGACGCGTGCTCAGAGCTCGACGCCTATCAGCAGGCGCGGCCGGAAATCGACGCCCGCGCCGATGCCCGCCCCCGCGAAGCCCGGGCCCGAGCCGGCGGCCGCCCAGCGGACGTCGACGCCGACGGGCGCGAGCGACAAGAAGAGCTTGCCAATCGCGGCGTTCACCCGAATGTCACCGCCCGCGGACACGGCCGCGATCGCCCCACCGTTGCCGCCGATGACGTTCAGGTTGAGAAACTGGAACGTAGGCTCGATCTCGATCCGCAGGCCCTCCCGCTTCGACACGGGGATCGCGGCGCCGAACGTGACGGGGTCGAACCGCACCCCCTTGAAGCCAGCGACCGTCGAGAAGCCCGCGAAGAGGTGGTAGCGGAAGACGCCCTGACCGAAGATGAACTCGCCGCCGATGTTGTGCGCGACCGCGTCGAACGAGAGGTCGTTGTTCCCGTTCAGGGGAATGTTCGGCGAATACGACAGCGTGATGCGCGCCCCGGGCTCCTTTGGGGCCGGCTTGTCGGGCACATAGTGCGGATCTCGCGGCGAGTCCTGCGGGCCTCGGACCGGGGCGGCGACGACGACCGCGGCGGGCAGGCTGCTCTGGCCGGGCACGAGCGCGAGCCCGACCGAGCGCTGCTCCTTCTCCCTGAGGTTGACCTCGAGCTCCGCGTCCTTGTAGCCCGTGGCCTTGGCGACGAGCTTCGTGGGCCCGGGGTTCACGGGCCGGGCGATGCCGACGAGGTCGGCGGGGATGAGCACGCCATTGACGACGAGCTGGAGGTCCAACAGGCCCGCGGGCTTCGGCGTGAGATCGACGCGGAGCGTGGGGATCCGCGCGCGCAGCAGCGGCAGCTCCGTGTCGGCCTTCGCCTTGGCCGCCTCGAACACCTCGGGAGCGCCGGGCGCGAGCGGGACGCGCTTGAGCGTCTCGTAGGTCTCGGCCGCCTCGACGAGCTTGCCCAGGGCGCTCTGGCACTGCGCGATGTGGAGCAGGTGCGTCGGCGCGTCGAAGAGGTTCTGCGCCTTCTGGAAGAGCGAGAGGGCCGCTGCGTGCTGCCCGGTGTCCTGCTCTTTCACGCCCTGCGCGAAGAGGGTGCGTGCGGTCGCCTTGCGCTCGGCCTCCGAGAGCTGCGCCTGGGCCGCCGCGGGTCGGGGCGTGACGCCCGCGGCGAGCGACAGCGAGATGGACGCGACGGTGACGATGAGCGGAAGCCGGCGGTAGCTCATGGGTACACCAACGTACACCACTCGCCTCGCCGCGCGGCGGGCCGATCGTTCGCGCCGACCTCCCCGCCGCGCCGCCGGATGCTCAGCGATACGGGCCCTCGGGGAGCGCGTCGACGGAGGCGCCCTTCTTCGCAGGAAAGTACCCCGCGACGCGGGTCGAGACGATCGTGCCGACGCCCACCAGCGCGAGCGCCGCCACCAGCCATGGTCCCACCCAGGGGAGCGGATACGCGAAGAGGAACACGCCGCAGCCAACGGCCAAGTGCGCGTAAGGATTCTCGGTTTTGTGCTTCGACAGCGCGGCGCCCAGCGTCGTGAGCGCGGCGACCATGCCGGCGTAGAGCGCCACGAGCCCGAGCATCAGGCCCACACCCGCGAAGGGAATGCCCACGACCGTGACGCACAGGAGCACGACCGCGACCACGAAGCCGAGCACGCCGAGCACCCCCAAGCCGAGCTGCCTCATCGGCGCCTTCGCGACGGCGACCCGCAGCGACTCCATGCGCACCGGCGCGACCGCCAGGAACACGACGCCGAGCAGGAACAGCAGCGCGGTGTTCGTGACCGCATCGCTCGCCCGCCGGAGCACGCCCGACGAGCGCGAAGGCGGGGCGTGCCCTCGCCCGCTCGCCCTCATCGCCGCGCCATCCACGTGGCCGGAGACGAGCTCGCCGTCCTGGTCCTCGATGGATCCCCCGAGCGTCGACGCGCGGCCGCGCACCTCGGCGCCCTTCTTCACCTCGACGTGCCCCCCCATCGTCGTCACGTCGTGCTCCACGACCGCGCCGTCGTGGAGCACCACGGAGCCGCCCATGACGCTCACGTCGCCGTCCACGCGCCCGTAGACGTCGCAGTGCCCGCCCATCACCGTCAGGTTCCTCACCGACTGGCCCTTCTCGACCGTGCCGGTCCCGCCCATCACCTTCATGTCCTCGGCGTCCTCGCGCGACTCCGCGCGCGTGGGGGCGGGCGCGATCGCCGTCGGAGCACCCGCGTCGAGCACCTCGATCCGGACGAGCGAGCCCTTTCGATACGCCGCGAAAGTGCCATCCTGGAGCAGCGCGTCGAGCACGTCCGCGGGAGCCTGCTCCTTCATGGACACCGACACGGTGTGCGGCGTGGTGAGGCCTCCCTTGTCGGCGAGCACGAGCGACCAGCCCGCCTGCTCGGCGAGCTTCTCGAGCCCGCCCGCCCGCGTGCCTTCGTAGTGAAAGGTGACCGCCTCCTCGTCGCGGGGCCACGTCCCCTCTTTTCGCACGCTCGCTTCGGCCGCGGCGGCGTGGAGGAAGACGAGGACGGCGAGCGCGGGGCCGAGGAGCCTCGCGAGGGCCCGGAGAGCGTGAGAGGTGAAGAGGGAAGAGAGCATAGATTGTTCCAGTTCGTTGGAGGCGAAGAGCGAAAACGAGAGCGGCCTCGCGCTACGGGCGAGCGCGCGCGCGGGCTCGCGCGAGCCACACCGCGCACGCGAGCAGCGCAAAGGACGCCGAGAGAGAGACCGACAGACCTCGGCCGACGAGAGCGTGAGCCCCGAGCCACGCCGCCTCGCGGAGTACGCGCAGGAAGCTCGGGCCGCCGTGGGCGAGGTCGCGACCCAGGCGCGGGGCCTCCGCCGCGAGCGACGCGAGCCGCGGGACGGCGGAGAGGCCCGCCACGAGGGAGCCGAGCGCGAGCGCAAGATAGGGAGAGTGGGGCGGAGCGGGCGCGGCCTTGGCCCGCGCGGCGACGTAACCGCGCACCTCGTCGTGGGCGCGGAGCGAGAGGAGCGCCGCGTTCCCCAGCTGCGCGCTGCACACCGCGCACTCGAGGACGTGGACACGCACGCGGCCGGGCACGAGCGCCTCCTCGCCGTCGGCCAGGCAGGTGAGCACCACATCGCTCGCGTGCCCGTCCTCCCCATAGAGCAGATCTTCGGGGAGCGAGGCGGGCGTGTCTGAGGACGTGTCGTTCATCGCGTCACCTCGCCTGCGGCTTGGGGCCGCGATCGACCTGCGTTCGCGCTCTCGCTTGGTTCTTGGGCGACCACCTCGGCGAGGGCGCGGCGACCCCGGGTCACCCAGGTCGCGACGGTGCCGAGGGGCACCCCGAGCTGCTCGGCGATCGCGGAGTACCCGAGGCCCTCGGCGTGAAAGAGCTCGAGCGCCCGCCGTGGCCCATCGGGGAGTCGGGAGAGCGCGCGCGCCACGAGGGCCTCCCGCTGCGCCGCATCGAGCGCGTCGTCGACCGGCACCGACGGGTCCGCGAGGCGCTCGACGAAGCGCCCCGTCGCGCTCTCTGGGGCCGCGTCGCCGTCCGCGCGGCGCGCGCGGTCGCGGCGCCGCATGCGCAGCGCGTCGAGCGCGACGTGTCGAGCGATGCCGAGGAGCCAGGGTCGCGTGGCGCCGGCCGGCCACGACCGTGACTCGATCGCGCGGCGGAGCGTCTCCTGGACCGCGTCCTCCACGTCGGGGTGCGAGACCGCCTCGCGCAACACCGCCGCGACGACGGCGCGCACGAGGGGCCGGAGCGGGCCAAGCTCCGCCGCTGCCCGCACCTCCACGGCGGGGCGTCCGTCGCGCGCGAACGTGGAAGCAGCCGAGTCGAGCAACGCCACCAGCATCGCAAGGGGAGTCGTCGCAGCGCCGCCGAAAATTTCACGCCGACGACGAAGTTCGACAGAGCGCGTTTCACAGGCGCTCTACGGACCCCCGTGCTAGGTCGAGGGGGTGAGCACGGTGCCCCCAACCCCCGCAAAGAAGCGCCCGCTCTACCTGGTGGCGGCGCTCGCCATGGCGTTCGCCTTGGGCACCGGCGGGTGGGTAGGTGGCTGCGAGAACGTCGCATATTACCACGCCGAGCCGTCGGCGATGCGGGTCGACCTCGAGCTGAAAGACGAGGCTGAGCGACCGCGCCTCGACCGCGCGATCGAGCGCTGGTTCACGGCCCGCGACGCAGCACGTGGGCACGCGTTCCCCCTCGGCGCCGCGGCGTTCGTCCTCGGCGCCGCTATCCTCTCGCTCGCCGCGCGCGGCCTCGCCGGCAAGCCAGGCGGCCGAAGCGCCCTCGTTCAGGTGCTCTCGGTGCAGGCCGCGCTCGCGGTCGTTACGTTCGCCGCGACCAAGGAGATCCGCTGGGCCGAACGCGACGTGTACGTGGTCCGCAGCATGGGCAACGCGCCGCGCCCGTTCGTCTCGCGCGAAGA
This region includes:
- a CDS encoding RNA polymerase sigma factor, with amino-acid sequence MLVALLDSAASTFARDGRPAVEVRAAAELGPLRPLVRAVVAAVLREAVSHPDVEDAVQETLRRAIESRSWPAGATRPWLLGIARHVALDALRMRRRDRARRADGDAAPESATGRFVERLADPSVPVDDALDAAQREALVARALSRLPDGPRRALELFHAEGLGYSAIAEQLGVPLGTVATWVTRGRRALAEVVAQEPSESANAGRSRPQAAGEVTR